TGCAAAGAAACAAACGATGCGGTGCTATGAGTTGACATGAAAGTTGCAGTATTATATTTGAACAGAAATTTCCAGATCATGAGtataaaattaaaacgaaaaaatgttaacttttgtTTCATCGAAGCTATAAAACCCCTCAAAACCCCTTTTCAGACAATAACAAtatgttataaattttcaatattctgaTACAAATTTTGGGAAGTTAATTGGTTCAATAAACAAGTCAGATATACAAATGCGGATTGCcaaacggacatggctaaatcgacacaCTTTATGCTAATATTAATATACCCTATGAAGGGTATAAATATAGAGTGGTAGACAAAATTCAGTGCGACTTGTTAAgacaatttttgaaagttttttacaTAGGATCGTCAACCTCCTTCTGAAAATCTCGATAAATAATTAGATTTCTGTTATTGTTTTAGCAGCAAAATGCTGTCGAGTTGATAGTCTCTGGCCGGATAAAAAGGCTGGTCCGTTCCGGACACGTagatccgactgtcgtgggaacgaaaaattaatttgtatatatagctGTTTGGCAAAAGTAAGCGGCTATTTCAGTaaagaattattaaaatattccgAAAGTGTTAAAAATctgaatgaaagcaaaaaaaaaaattttattagggTTGTTAGATTGAAAAAATGTAACCCATCTAAAAAAGTTTTAGTTGATCTTAAGGTGAGACGATTTCATTCGCAATATCTGGTGCCACGAAAATTTTTTGTCTCCTTTCGACCATAAAAATAGattgaaactaaatattattCCTAGCCTATACCAGCAACACACACCTGAAAATTAGTATTCACGCATTGAGTCAAAAGGACCGTATTTTGAAAGGTgttttaacaattatttttataatccaCTGCTTACAAATACTGAATGAAACATAAAGATGCAGtgatttaaaattgtgcatgttttatttgctttttcatgCCTCTTTGTTTGTATGGTTTTGAGCtatgtgtttttgtgtttaaCACCATTCATGGGCAGGTGTATAAGCCGAGCTTGTTTTGTTGCGGTGTTTACACTTTtccatacatacaaaatatacacacacaaacttgttattattatttttgtataccaCCATCACTGCggttattgtataaaaattgcaCACATATTTCATTACGATTGTGAAACGTAGCGAATACCAGAAACAAATTTCCAACATTTGGTTGTCGGTactaaatgtaaaataaaggaaattttaaaacgaaaatatttttacgacgcgtatttgaaatgaaaactaCAAACCAAAACAACATTtgtaatacaaatttattttatataccgGCTGAACAATGAGTTCACATATACTTTTCACAAATATGTAAGAATATTCATAAATTAGTCCATATAGTTgatctatatttattttattgaccatacatacatattacgcacAATTACTACTGGGTTCATGTGGTCAAATACGAGTGTTACTACTACAGTGTATGtgattgttgttgcagttgatAGTTGCCGGTCTGCtagatttgtatattttctgtTGTGAATAGTAAGAACAAAGCCGAAAATACTATTTACTATGGAAATACATACGTAAATACTAGTATATAAAACTCCAATGTGTGTGTTGATGAGCGGTTTAGTGCTGTTCAATGGCTGTGAATTTATATAGTCGATTTACTAACAAGAATTTAAAGATTCATAGCATCAAATTAGGGTAGTCAAAGAACAATCAATCACCATCATAATCATTACAGCCAACCAAAATCTGGTATTGACTATTCAGTCATAATCGACgtacaaataaatgaatgaatatatGTGTGTTCAAtgctttgaaattatattatactatatatttatattaaaattacttatatactatatacatttgTGTACGGTACAACTTCTTTGCATTCacttttgctttttattataaagtttttatttttgttcagcatGAATACTATTTCGTTTAAGACCACTCTATAtgcttaaatatattattgttgttttaaagtAGAAAAACATAGTGGGTATTTAGTATAAGTTAGTGAATGGGACACTAAAAGATTTTGACAACACCAGCACTCGGCGAACAATAATCACACCATCTTAAGTGATCAGTAGCATTTGAACTCATTAACACGAAGAAGCTGTTATGCAAACTGGTTATACACCTTTTGTACTATTTGTAAAACTATTTTTCCAaactttttgcttattttttgtcTTATAAAAAGTCACTTGACCATATTGGCAAATAACAGCACAACCATATTTATTTTCGGGTTCATTTGATTGTATATTCGTCTTTTACTTTAAGccaattattatttgttttcatcGGCAATAAAATGAAATCTAGTTGACCTTAGAAAATGCCATTCAGTTTTTCTGAACTAAACCATTgaatcataataaaaataaatacaaatttgcatatataataagcccatataaacacataaataataaagaagttTATTTCATCCAGAAACGAATGCttaacatttatgtatataaatgcaataaatctcTATATTATTAAATGTCAATGTATATCTGCGTTATTAGTTAATAAAACTTTCTATAGTGTTCGGTGAAATTTTTGCAGATATTGGGTATATGTTATTTATAGCATTAaaaggcacaaaaaaaaaataaaacaatttggagcactttttgaaacaaaaacaaaaaaattataataaatagtaAGTTACTGAAACAGGAAAAGTATAACAAATTATCATGGACAATGTAAGAAACAAAAATGCCATAGGCGCGGCGCACCCAggaaaacatacaaacatatgtacaaatgttatgaaaaaaaggaaaagcaATTGCGCACAGAGAATACGCACTTTCCCTTCAGtaccatatttcgtacatactCACTATATACTACATCCTGGATACACTGCCTGCCTGCACATGAACGATATTTCCGTCGTCAGTGCGTAAGTAGACGAAGATGTAATGGTAAAAGCAGAGAATCTACTGATTATTCTTACAATCCACTGTGAAGTTTTTGTCGTTAGAGCATCCTGTATTGAGTTGttatgattgttgttgttttgtggtAAAGACACATTACAAAACTATgcaattttatatgtacataagtatgtatgtaactttttCTGAATTGGCTTTACTAATCGTATTTTACTGACTCTGATGAATGAGTCCCGACGAAGTTCATCGATTACTATGCACCTTGCACATAACTGTTGGGCCAATTTGTGAACATTTAAATTATAGGATATTCTGTTACTATAATTAATTTGACTTTAATATCCTGCTTCCAAGAAAACTAGTTACATCTTTAACCATATGGAGATTTTCATAAATGTCAAATTTTGGCACTAGAAGTTATTTTTACTCAGCGCGAGCCGTAGACAGATGTTAGTTACACAGTACTTTGAGCATATGTAGGGGTTTTCTCGAACTTTTCAACGCGCTAAATTAGAGAATCCTTCAGGAATATTTGGTAACATTTAAGTTGATACTTTTCCTAGTAGGTAATCTATATGCCTATCAGTGATCGGTATAATAATATACCATCATACTGATATGTcgcattttctcttttttgttaATATCCCAATACTACTGAACTTACCTTATTGCTTATTTGGTGTTAAGATTTTGGCAACAATTAATAATTTCcctgtatattttttcttggtTGACAGTAGAcgtttaaaatattcttattgGCAATGTATATTTTCTTCGCACTACTGcttatatattttaacaattaGAAAACACTTTTCCAACAAACTTTTTACACTTGCACTGAATTGCTTTCGCTGTAAAACTTTTGCGTATCTTTTGCActtatcattaaattttttgctgtcGTTGTggaatttttcacataatttattttttacttttttcacttttgcattcgcgTTACCGTCTCGTTTTTCTCGTTTATTCGCTCTACTCTTCACGTCTTCATTGCTGCACACCTTACAACCACGGATAATTACAAGTGGAAAAATAAGGTAAAAGAAATTGACAAATACTAGGCAAAAGACGGCCCACAGAAATTCTTGGTGCCACCTTCTACTTGgaatttaacaaatatattgagAGATTTCACACTTTGTTCTGAAATTGttgatatttacaatttatagtTTAGGCAACACAACACAGTAAATTCTTTTAcacagttttattttattttcgtggCGTTATTGCGTCCATAAATTCacagaaacaaatattttagtgccgttttttggggaaaatacttaCACGCCTCCAGTATTACCAACCATACAATATAACCCACCACCTATCCATTGGATCATTGTATCCAATTTGGTAATGTAAAGTGGATGGTGGAGAAGGTTTATGTATGAACTGAATATAGCTTCCACAAACcatactaataaaaatattcgaaaatttgaattgtaaagaaaatttaattaaaaattcaactgagaaattataaattttaatttttaatacaacttacatatataaacataaataaattaaataacttgaatcaatatatgaataaaatattaatattggcaATTATGTAAACAACTACTTCCCAGCAGATGCTGCAGTGTGCAAATCTGTCAAACACCTGATGTTGACAGCTGTGCACGTTTCGGTCATGGTAAATATCTGTGCAATGTTTTTGGCGGCCATTATTCGTCTTACTACATTTATGCCAATATATTAAGTTAttgtttttccaaataatttgtaattaatttaataatttgtgttaaaaatgcGTAATCTGAAGTTGAAATCGTGCAAACAATTGAGTGCCAAAGTGCACAATGTTAAACATATTTTGTTGAATCCAAATATAAGCCGCAAGGAAACTGATGAAATCGTTCATGTAGTTTCCGACGATAAGCTTTTTGAGATAAAAACAGTCACAGGCGATATAAAGGAGATCGCCGCAGTTCCTGGAATTGTAGGGGCGGAGTACTTGGCGCTAAATGATGAGATATGTCTGGCCACAGAAGCGGGTGAAGTGCTGGCTGTATCGCCCAGCTCTGGCGCCATTAACGAATGCACATTTTGTGATGTTGGCTTGGAGAAGATGTCGTGGAGTCCAGATCAAGAAGTTGGCGTTTTTATAACAAAGGCAAACACACTTGTTCTTATGACGTGCACTTATGACGTCATAAATGAACATaagtttaaagaaaattgtGATCCTGAAAGTCAGTTTGTTAACGTTGGTTGGGGTAAAAAGGAAACGCAGTTTCATGGAAGCGAAGGTAAAGCTGCAGCTAAGCAAAAAAGCGATTTTAAACCACCGGAGAATGTAGAGAAGCTACCGCAGGTTTGTCATCTTTAGAAACTTCAGATagtcaattatttatttgatgttTTTCTATATGCAGAATATTGAAATTACTTGGCGCGCTGATAGTAGTTATTTTGTAGTATCATTTGTCAATAATGAAGTTGGAcgtatgtttaaaattttcaaaaaggagGGAGAATTATCATACATTTCGGAACGTTTACAAGGTTTGCAATATCCGGTTGCTTGGCGGCCATCAGGTAATTGGATCGCAATGCCACAGATACTGCCCAATAAAAGTACTATCTCGCTTTTCGAGAAAAATGGTTTGCGGCATCGTGAAATTACACTGCCATTCGAAATTAATGAAGAACCCATACATTCTTTACGCTGGAGTAACGATTCAGATATTTTGTCTGTTGAAACGTTAGATGCGTCCAccggaaaaaattatatttatctcTATACTATTGGTAATTATCATTGGTATCTGAAGCAGGTACTTACTTTTGAGCAAACCGACCGCATTTCACACCACTGTTGGGACCAGCGTATAGGCGAAGAAAAGACATTGCACATTTGGCTAGAAAATGGTCGTTATCTTATTTATCGTTGGCATTCCGATTTCGATCGCTTTGAACGAAGTGGTCTTGTAATTGTAATAGACGGTCCAAAACTACTGTTTACCGACTTCTCGAAAGCGATTCCACCACCGCCGATGTGTAGCAAAGAATTTTACGTAGACGCTTATATCAATGCTGTTGCCATAACGGAAACCCACGATGAAGAATTGCAATTGTACGTTTACGACGCCAAAGAGCAAATACAAGTATTTCACGTGATCAACGGCACTTATTCAATTTCCTTGGAAAGGATCTGCATTTTGCAAAGGGCAGAGCCCAAACTTGAGAGATACTGGTCACCACCGATAGAGCTCGGCAATTTCTTTGTGCTAGACGAAAAACATCTCGTAGCTACGGCAAATATTGCTGAAAAGAGCAAAGTGTTTCTGCTTCAGTTATCGATTGAGACGAAATCCTACCAGACGATTAGCACCTTAAAGCTGAACAGCGGAGCTGTTTGTAGTTGCATGGGCTTCGATACTTTGGAACAATTCTTTGTGCAAACACTAAATGGTAAAGTGCACCAAATATCGATACACAATGAGTCTACACTTAAGCTTGACAAGGTTTACCAACAATTGGACCATGGCGCATTGGCCATGGAATGGTATCAAACACAGTCGGCGCAAGCAGATTGTCTCATTTCATTGTTGCATAATCAGCGTATATATATTGACAACGAATTGATAGCCGGCGATGTGACTTCCTTCTGCTTGGCCGGCAATTACTTGGCCTATACAAAGTTAAGCGAGTTGAATTTCATGTTGCTCGCTACACGTCAACATGCCTATAAACGTAATATGGAGCGGGGTGGCAGACTGGTGACTACTATAGCGAATGATGCACGCGTCGTGCTACAAATGCCACGCGGCAATTTAGAAGTCATTTGCCCACGTGTGCTTGCCTTGGAGATCATCGGTCAAATGCTCGATAAACAGCGCTATCGTGAAGCGTTCAACATGCTGCGCAAGCAACgcataaatttgaatattatttgtgATCACAATATGATTAACTTTGTGAAAAATGTAGACGTTTTCCTAAAGCAGATAACAAATCCGCAATGGCTAAATCTTTTCCTCACCGATCTGCAGAATGAGGTATGTTTATTTGTTATTCCTTTGTATTTGTAAACTAATCCAGTTTGTAAACTCatgtattaaatatatgttaatTTTCGTTTTAAACCCCAAAGGACTTCTCCAAAACAATGTACGCCAGCAACTATACCGCCGCACAACAAACATACCCAGAAGGCTTCAAAATCACATCCAAGGTGAATTATATCTGTACGCtattgtacaaatatatgtCAGAAAACGACCAGGAACGTTTTCGCTTGCCCATTATTACGGGCTTTGTGAAAATAGGTAAGATTGAGGAAGCACTGCTGCTGGTTTGGGAAGCTAAGaagcaacaaaatttacacGCTAAATATGTCGATAATTCCATGCTGGGCTCAGCCGAAGAGGCGCTCAAGCATTTGCTCTACTTAGTTGATGTAAACGAATTATACAATGTTGCGTTGGGCACATACGATTTCGGTTTGGTGCTTTATGTGGCGCAAAAATCGCAAAAAGACCCCAAAGAATTTCTACCTTTCCTTAACGAACTGAAGCAGTTGGAAATGAATTATCGTCATTACAAAATTGATCTGCATCTG
This genomic stretch from Bactrocera dorsalis isolate Fly_Bdor unplaced genomic scaffold, ASM2337382v1 BdCtg280, whole genome shotgun sequence harbors:
- the LOC105231544 gene encoding elongator complex protein 1 yields the protein MRNLKLKSCKQLSAKVHNVKHILLNPNISRKETDEIVHVVSDDKLFEIKTVTGDIKEIAAVPGIVGAEYLALNDEICLATEAGEVLAVSPSSGAINECTFCDVGLEKMSWSPDQEVGVFITKANTLVLMTCTYDVINEHKFKENCDPESQFVNVGWGKKETQFHGSEGKAAAKQKSDFKPPENVEKLPQNIEITWRADSSYFVVSFVNNEVGRMFKIFKKEGELSYISERLQGLQYPVAWRPSGNWIAMPQILPNKSTISLFEKNGLRHREITLPFEINEEPIHSLRWSNDSDILSVETLDASTGKNYIYLYTIGNYHWYLKQVLTFEQTDRISHHCWDQRIGEEKTLHIWLENGRYLIYRWHSDFDRFERSGLVIVIDGPKLLFTDFSKAIPPPPMCSKEFYVDAYINAVAITETHDEELQLYVYDAKEQIQVFHVINGTYSISLERICILQRAEPKLERYWSPPIELGNFFVLDEKHLVATANIAEKSKVFLLQLSIETKSYQTISTLKLNSGAVCSCMGFDTLEQFFVQTLNGKVHQISIHNESTLKLDKVYQQLDHGALAMEWYQTQSAQADCLISLLHNQRIYIDNELIAGDVTSFCLAGNYLAYTKLSELNFMLLATRQHAYKRNMERGGRLVTTIANDARVVLQMPRGNLEVICPRVLALEIIGQMLDKQRYREAFNMLRKQRINLNIICDHNMINFVKNVDVFLKQITNPQWLNLFLTDLQNEDFSKTMYASNYTAAQQTYPEGFKITSKVNYICTLLYKYMSENDQERFRLPIITGFVKIGKIEEALLLVWEAKKQQNLHAKYVDNSMLGSAEEALKHLLYLVDVNELYNVALGTYDFGLVLYVAQKSQKDPKEFLPFLNELKQLEMNYRHYKIDLHLKRYEKALENIAKCGFEKFDEALEFLDRHRLYKEAFKYYNLENGDDLTEPEKENLRNCHIRICLAYADHLRSENDLASASIMYERGGNLAQALLCSKHILDWRRVLMLAQKDAKDLGTVALSMLPALLEHGQYQVAHELQKTYGTNFKEAIKYLLKGHLYFQAIVEVNLNSGEVALLEEYVKPELLAYVKQLQQQLSDDETVFIAHKERLCEVRVLAQQKRDGLFNGDEVGDIDEADLLSDTTSMRSSRYTGSSQGTGKTFRSAKNRRKHERKLLSLKPGNPFEDIALIDALHNEVMKLVNQQEQVRDTCKALMELQMDEPASSLQKQYAQMLTLLQDSFDTIWTEEMASVHTMQYKPSPTTDYTQLQNEQRYALLAPQKRFKPQIDIIDWMCKILA